A portion of the Panthera tigris isolate Pti1 chromosome E1, P.tigris_Pti1_mat1.1, whole genome shotgun sequence genome contains these proteins:
- the LOC122233423 gene encoding translation initiation factor IF-2-like, which translates to MVATAADPAPRGGGAAAAATAGRAAGSAPLTAPLSPSLSGRPAAPSASIRGGWDSPSAAAPAPAPAGPARPLPAADGLGSSGPKSSFSCLKEPPPSRCDVTSPSNPEGRDRAARGAGPGLRATRRGRSRPGPGRGRALRSPETWRPRDARLVPSTLFASPLQQGGPLSACSHMQAPRAGAGDFVCPRRCLGSQRLPAIDLGQAPGSAFYERERRGRARPSRRWDAQDTGWDTGWDTGWDTEEW; encoded by the exons ATGGTGGCGACGGCGGCGGATCCGGCTC CTCGGGGAGGCGGCGCCGCTGCTGCCGCTACGGCGGGTCGGGCTGCCGGCTCCGCCCCCCTCACGGCCCCGCTTTCACCATCGCTTTCCGGCCGCCCGGCTGCTCCCAGCGCCTCAATACGGGGCGGATGGGACAGTCCGAGCGCCGCCGCCCCTGCTCCGGCCCCCGCCGGCCCCGCTCGCCCTCTCCCCGCCGCGGATGGACTCGGATCTTCCGGGCCTAAATCCTCCTTCAGCTGCCTGAAGGAGCCGCCGCCATCGCGCTGTGACGTCACTTCCCCTAGCAACCCGGAGGGGCGGGACCGCGCTGcccgaggggcggggccggggctaCGGGCGACGAGGAGGGGGCGGAGCCGGCCGGGGCCGGGCAGGGGCCGCGCCCTGCGCTCGCCGGAGACCTGGAGACCCCGGGACGCCCGGCTGGTCCCCTCCACACTCTTTGCTTCGCCGCTGCAGCAAGGGGGACCCCTCTCGGCCTGTTCCCACATGCAGGCTCCACGTGCTGGCGCAGGGGACTTCGTTTGTCCTCGCAGGTGTCTCGGAAGCCAGCGGCTCCCCGCAATAGACCTGGGACAGGCCCCAGGCAGTGCTTTTTACGAGAGGGAAAGAAGGGGCCGAGCCCGTCCCTCTAGGCGCTGGGACGCACAGGACACAGGCTGGGACACGGGCTGGGATACGGGCTGGGACACAG AAGAATGGTAA